One Rhodothermales bacterium DNA window includes the following coding sequences:
- a CDS encoding SDR family oxidoreductase, which produces MLFNRTLITGANGMLGQSLVRLLSRYPEYDVLATGRDETARFHGGSGGYVPMDICDYDAVRAVFSDFTPGVVINCAAMTAVDACEENREACWRANVDAVEHLAKCCLAGGSRLIQISTDFIFDGESGPYRETDRPNPVNFYGKSKLAAENVVRGAGLDRWAIVRTVLVYGTGENLGRHNIALWVAGKLSSGETIRVVTDQHRTPTFVDDLANGVERVVRFGKSGVFHVSGREMMSIYDFATGVADVFGLDAALIERADSRSFTQPAPRPPKTGFIILKAETELGYKPRTVLEALTTLRKQVDSSVATEK; this is translated from the coding sequence ATGCTCTTCAACCGAACACTCATTACCGGGGCAAACGGCATGCTCGGCCAGTCGCTTGTTCGACTGCTGAGTCGCTATCCCGAGTATGACGTCCTCGCCACGGGCAGAGACGAGACCGCACGTTTCCACGGAGGATCCGGTGGATATGTGCCGATGGATATCTGCGATTACGACGCCGTCCGTGCCGTGTTTTCGGACTTTACGCCCGGCGTTGTGATTAACTGCGCGGCAATGACTGCGGTAGACGCGTGCGAGGAAAACAGGGAGGCCTGCTGGCGGGCGAATGTCGATGCTGTGGAACACCTGGCGAAGTGTTGCCTGGCTGGAGGCTCGCGACTGATTCAGATTTCCACGGACTTTATTTTCGACGGAGAAAGCGGACCGTATCGGGAAACCGATCGCCCGAATCCTGTGAACTTCTACGGAAAGTCCAAACTTGCGGCAGAGAACGTCGTGCGCGGGGCCGGGCTCGATCGATGGGCGATTGTCAGGACAGTCCTCGTCTACGGTACAGGTGAAAACCTTGGCCGACACAACATTGCTCTGTGGGTGGCTGGCAAGTTGTCGTCAGGAGAGACAATTCGGGTTGTGACAGATCAGCATCGTACTCCAACGTTTGTCGACGACCTCGCCAACGGAGTGGAGCGTGTAGTGCGATTCGGGAAGTCCGGCGTGTTTCATGTTTCGGGGCGTGAGATGATGTCGATCTACGACTTCGCCACAGGCGTTGCGGATGTCTTCGGTCTTGATGCCGCGCTCATCGAGCGAGCGGACAGCCGGTCGTTTACGCAGCCTGCTCCACGTCCACCGAAAACAGGCTTTATCATCCTCAAGGCAGAAACCGAACTCGGCTACAAACCGCGCACTGTACTGGAGGCGCTCACAACGTTGCGAAAGCAGGTAGATTCCTCGGTTGCGACAGAGAAATAA
- a CDS encoding acyl-CoA thioesterase has protein sequence MSEIVLPNDTNTLGNLMGGRLLHLMDICAAISAQRHTNRVCVTAAVDNVEFHSPIRLGEIVTLESQVNRAFRTSMEVEINVWAENPRTQEKRASNRAYYTFVAVDEDLHAVAAPPIVAETDEEREAFDEAARRRELRLILAGRLDMKDAKYLDDRTPFSKLKS, from the coding sequence ATGAGCGAAATCGTTTTGCCGAACGACACCAACACGCTCGGAAACCTGATGGGTGGCCGCTTGCTCCACTTGATGGATATTTGCGCGGCCATCTCGGCGCAGCGCCACACAAATCGTGTGTGCGTAACTGCTGCCGTTGATAACGTGGAGTTCCATTCGCCCATCCGGCTCGGAGAAATTGTGACGCTTGAAAGCCAGGTTAACCGAGCGTTTAGAACGTCGATGGAAGTCGAGATCAACGTATGGGCAGAGAATCCGCGTACGCAGGAAAAGCGGGCCTCGAACCGTGCGTACTACACATTTGTTGCCGTGGATGAAGATCTGCACGCTGTTGCGGCGCCACCCATCGTAGCCGAGACGGACGAAGAGCGCGAAGCATTCGACGAGGCAGCGCGACGACGGGAATTGAGACTGATTCTGGCAGGCCGTCTGGACATGAAAGATGCGAAGTACCTGGATGACCGGACACCCTTCTCCAAACTCAAGAGCTAA
- a CDS encoding asparagine synthetase B — MSKIACLLMLLLVISSTTPASSQDIVIPMGAGQSDHLKAYGVAYWVLDRGIDVDWLLNYMGGSFLVAATPEIENELRVRGVDFNRSTAAASAELMAEIEDPDRNTAVVRLEKPPRIAVYAPQQTLPWDDAVLLALTYAEVPYDMIYDDDILDGKLAEYDWLHLHHEDFTGQYGKFYTYRTFPWYIEQQRQAEETARRRGYRKVSQLKLAVAETIRDYVGQGGFLFAMCSGTDTFDIAMAAHGIDIVPAEYDGDPIDADALSRLDFKHTFAFHEFRPSFNANEYEHSNIDTGPPPPPLRNPALDFFTLFEFSAKWDPVPTMLTQNHVATVKGFVGQTTAFRKSTVKPGVTILAEAPGRNEVRYLHGSFGQGTFTYYAGHDPEDYQHFVGDPPTDLNLHKNSPGYRLILNNILFPAAKKKKQKT; from the coding sequence ATGTCCAAGATAGCCTGCCTCCTGATGCTGCTGCTGGTGATCAGTAGTACGACCCCGGCAAGCAGCCAGGACATTGTCATCCCGATGGGTGCCGGTCAGTCCGACCATCTCAAGGCATACGGCGTGGCATACTGGGTGCTCGATCGTGGTATCGACGTGGACTGGCTATTGAACTACATGGGCGGCTCATTCCTGGTAGCTGCAACGCCTGAGATCGAGAACGAATTGCGAGTCCGTGGTGTCGATTTCAACAGATCGACGGCGGCGGCGTCAGCCGAATTGATGGCAGAGATCGAAGACCCCGACCGAAATACGGCCGTCGTCAGACTGGAGAAGCCACCGCGCATCGCGGTCTATGCTCCACAGCAGACACTGCCGTGGGACGATGCCGTATTGCTGGCCCTCACCTACGCGGAAGTGCCGTACGACATGATCTACGACGACGATATTCTGGATGGTAAGCTTGCGGAATACGACTGGTTGCATCTTCACCACGAGGACTTCACCGGACAGTACGGGAAATTCTACACCTACAGAACATTCCCCTGGTATATCGAGCAGCAACGACAGGCCGAAGAGACGGCGCGTCGCAGGGGCTATCGCAAGGTGAGCCAGTTGAAACTGGCCGTGGCCGAAACGATTCGCGACTATGTAGGACAGGGCGGCTTTCTGTTTGCCATGTGCTCGGGCACCGACACCTTTGATATCGCCATGGCGGCACACGGAATCGACATCGTGCCGGCTGAATACGACGGTGATCCCATCGATGCCGATGCACTTTCGAGGCTGGATTTTAAACATACATTCGCGTTCCACGAGTTTCGCCCGAGCTTCAACGCCAACGAGTACGAACACTCGAACATCGATACCGGCCCACCGCCGCCGCCGCTTCGCAATCCGGCGCTCGATTTCTTTACGCTGTTCGAGTTCAGCGCAAAGTGGGATCCGGTTCCGACCATGCTCACACAGAATCACGTGGCCACGGTGAAAGGCTTCGTGGGACAGACGACGGCGTTTCGAAAGTCAACGGTCAAACCCGGCGTGACGATTCTCGCAGAGGCACCCGGGCGAAACGAAGTGCGTTATCTCCACGGCAGTTTTGGACAGGGGACGTTCACGTACTACGCCGGGCACGATCCAGAGGACTATCAGCATTTCGTTGGAGATCCTCCCACTGATCTCAATCTGCACAAGAATTCGCCGGGCTATCGTCTCATTCTAAACAACATCCTTTTTCCCGCCGCCAAGAAGAAGAAGCAGAAGACCTGA
- a CDS encoding tetratricopeptide repeat protein, translating to MAPTSGYTKARITFRTAAVVAGLVFVLGSGATSVFAQQADSTSVARFQLAESFLRAGQFDRAIGLLEQLYADWPETFVFYSRLKQAYESTKMYEDAIRIINDQIAREPLPVTHLADRGRLRSLQGDESGALSDFRAAIELAPDRTASYVAVYQVLVQLRLFEYAVEILESGRKRTGDDSAFRRELGYVQGLLGKHDLAMTEYVGLLADDNRQLGVVRSRLTSTGLSEGVLEQSIPIAEKAVRSSPLNRAYRELLAWLYEENGDYGSALDVNRAIDRLESEQGRVLFGFASRALNANAFEAARDAYDIILQRYPESIMAPEAARGIGQLHVEWAESIGERAVNSDGVRMQASHYDAAMKAYTSFVEAHPNHGLYPFVMLDMARILQTVFFRLGEAHAMYTDLVRRFPTHPATNEARFEMGQIDVTRDRLDEARLVFQRLEDELRIGEQAQQARFQVALIHFYRGEFEAANALVEAMEENTSTEVANDAIEMKLLLFENKGPDSLQTPLRRFAEAKLRLRQRRLDEAAELLRLLKADSGMHPLNDDADFLNAEIQIERGDYEKAAALLGEIPLIYPTSYLADRSLFEAARLFEEHLGDADRALSLYSRLLTEYPGSLLVSNARSRIRELRGDGV from the coding sequence ATGGCCCCCACAAGCGGATACACGAAAGCCCGGATCACCTTCCGCACCGCGGCCGTCGTCGCGGGACTCGTGTTCGTACTCGGTTCCGGCGCCACATCGGTCTTCGCTCAGCAGGCAGACAGCACGTCCGTCGCCCGATTCCAGCTCGCCGAATCGTTTCTTCGCGCCGGCCAGTTCGATCGCGCTATTGGACTGCTCGAGCAGTTGTACGCGGATTGGCCCGAGACTTTCGTCTTCTACAGTCGACTGAAACAAGCCTACGAATCGACGAAGATGTACGAGGATGCGATCCGGATCATCAATGATCAGATCGCGCGGGAGCCCCTTCCCGTGACGCATCTGGCGGATCGCGGAAGACTGCGCTCGCTGCAGGGAGACGAGTCGGGAGCTCTGAGTGACTTTCGTGCGGCGATTGAGCTGGCTCCCGACCGCACCGCTTCCTACGTCGCGGTCTACCAGGTCCTCGTCCAGCTTCGCCTCTTCGAGTATGCAGTCGAGATTCTCGAAAGTGGTCGCAAGCGAACAGGCGACGATTCGGCGTTTCGCCGGGAGCTCGGTTACGTGCAGGGCCTCCTTGGGAAGCACGATCTTGCCATGACGGAGTACGTGGGCCTCCTCGCAGACGACAATCGACAGCTCGGCGTAGTTCGGAGTCGCCTGACTTCGACTGGCCTTTCGGAAGGCGTACTTGAGCAGAGTATTCCGATTGCCGAGAAAGCCGTACGATCCAGCCCGTTGAATCGTGCATATCGTGAGTTGCTCGCCTGGCTCTACGAGGAGAATGGAGACTACGGAAGCGCACTTGATGTAAACCGGGCGATCGATCGACTCGAATCGGAACAGGGCCGCGTACTGTTCGGATTCGCGTCCCGCGCGCTCAACGCCAACGCGTTCGAGGCGGCACGCGACGCATACGACATCATACTGCAGCGCTACCCGGAGTCGATCATGGCGCCCGAGGCTGCCAGAGGCATCGGGCAACTGCACGTCGAATGGGCGGAGTCGATCGGCGAGCGCGCCGTAAACTCCGATGGAGTGCGTATGCAGGCCAGTCACTACGATGCGGCCATGAAAGCGTACACCAGCTTCGTGGAAGCACATCCAAACCACGGACTCTATCCGTTCGTGATGCTCGATATGGCGCGGATTCTACAGACCGTGTTCTTCAGACTTGGCGAAGCCCACGCAATGTATACCGACCTCGTCAGGCGCTTTCCGACTCATCCGGCGACCAATGAGGCGCGTTTCGAAATGGGCCAGATTGATGTGACTCGCGACCGATTGGATGAAGCGCGTCTTGTGTTTCAACGGCTTGAGGACGAGCTCAGAATTGGAGAGCAGGCCCAGCAAGCGCGGTTCCAGGTCGCTCTCATCCATTTCTACCGGGGAGAATTCGAGGCCGCCAACGCACTTGTCGAAGCTATGGAGGAAAACACCTCTACCGAGGTCGCGAATGATGCCATCGAAATGAAGCTCCTGCTCTTCGAGAACAAGGGTCCGGATTCACTTCAGACGCCACTGCGGCGGTTCGCGGAGGCGAAACTGAGACTCCGTCAAAGACGGTTGGACGAGGCCGCCGAATTGCTCCGTCTGTTGAAGGCCGACTCCGGGATGCATCCACTTAACGACGACGCAGATTTCCTCAACGCAGAAATACAGATCGAGCGAGGTGACTACGAAAAGGCCGCAGCCCTACTGGGGGAGATTCCGCTCATCTATCCAACCAGTTACCTGGCCGACCGAAGTCTGTTCGAGGCCGCCCGACTATTCGAAGAGCATCTTGGCGACGCAGATCGCGCGCTCAGTCTGTATTCTCGGCTTCTGACGGAATACCCGGGCTCGTTACTTGTCAGCAATGCTCGCAGCCGCATTCGCGAACTACGCGGAGACGGCGTGTAG